One Actinospica robiniae DSM 44927 genomic region harbors:
- a CDS encoding pyridoxal phosphate-dependent decarboxylase family protein, with protein MEYDEAREFDQADTLSPSLTPEQMRRLGYRVVDLVVDHLAGRAGNPAADWAPADDLIAELGGPVPRGGSDADAALDQMVKALAYKQHLDHPRYFARVPGPSSYAAILGDWLATGFNATATSWATAPGPSAVEYVVLDWLRSLLGLPEGTDSVMVSGGATANLTALAAARGVAGPGVAYLSDQTHSVLPRGLRLLGVPDEDVRILPSDEDLRFDLAALATAVAADRAAGRRLWLVAATAGTTNTGAIDPLDELADFCAAQGLWLHVDGAYGGPVALTDEGRAAMSGLARADSLVLDPHKWLFQPVEAGCVFIRRPGTLLETFSVDPEYLSDVTARSGLGDYRNRSPEMTRRARAVKLWLTFTIYGADRIRAAISTCLDLARHAEARLRESEHWDLVTPAQCGIVTFALRGADAAEHQARAAALAADGRAAVTTTTLRGRSVLRLCLINPLTTFEDVDSTLRALAAPTNA; from the coding sequence ATGGAGTACGACGAAGCGCGGGAATTCGACCAGGCCGACACCCTCTCACCGTCGTTGACACCGGAGCAGATGCGACGGCTCGGCTACCGGGTCGTCGATCTCGTCGTGGACCACCTCGCCGGCCGCGCCGGGAACCCCGCGGCGGACTGGGCTCCGGCCGACGACCTGATCGCCGAACTCGGCGGCCCGGTGCCCCGCGGCGGCTCCGACGCCGACGCCGCGCTGGACCAGATGGTCAAGGCGCTCGCCTACAAGCAGCACCTCGACCATCCGCGCTACTTCGCCCGCGTCCCCGGGCCGTCTTCATACGCTGCGATCCTCGGCGACTGGCTGGCCACCGGCTTCAACGCCACCGCGACCTCGTGGGCGACCGCGCCCGGGCCGTCGGCCGTCGAGTACGTCGTGCTCGACTGGCTGCGCTCGCTGCTCGGCCTGCCCGAGGGCACCGATTCGGTCATGGTCAGCGGCGGCGCGACGGCGAACCTGACCGCGCTCGCCGCCGCGCGCGGCGTGGCCGGGCCGGGCGTGGCGTACCTGAGCGACCAGACCCACTCCGTCCTGCCGCGCGGGCTTCGGCTGCTGGGCGTGCCCGACGAGGATGTGCGGATCCTCCCGAGCGACGAGGACCTGCGCTTCGACCTGGCCGCGCTCGCGACGGCCGTGGCCGCGGACCGCGCGGCCGGGCGCCGGCTCTGGCTGGTCGCCGCCACCGCCGGCACGACGAACACCGGCGCGATCGACCCGCTCGACGAGCTCGCCGACTTCTGCGCGGCGCAAGGGCTCTGGCTGCACGTCGACGGCGCGTACGGCGGTCCGGTCGCGCTCACCGATGAGGGCCGCGCGGCGATGTCCGGGCTGGCCCGGGCCGACTCGCTCGTCCTCGACCCGCACAAGTGGCTGTTCCAGCCCGTGGAAGCCGGCTGCGTCTTCATCCGCCGGCCCGGCACGCTGCTCGAGACCTTCAGCGTCGACCCGGAGTACCTGAGCGACGTCACCGCCCGCTCGGGCCTCGGCGACTACCGCAACCGCTCGCCCGAGATGACGCGGCGCGCGCGGGCGGTCAAACTCTGGCTGACCTTCACGATCTACGGCGCCGACCGGATCCGCGCCGCGATCTCCACCTGCCTCGACCTCGCCCGGCACGCCGAGGCGCGGCTGCGCGAATCCGAGCACTGGGATCTCGTCACGCCCGCGCAGTGCGGCATCGTCACCTTCGCGCTGCGCGGCGCCGACGCGGCGGAGCACCAGGCCCGCGCTGCGGCCCTCGCAGCCGACGGCCGAGCAGCCGTGACGACGACCACGCTGCGGGGCCGCAGTGTGCTGCGGCTCTGCCTGATCAACCCACTGACTACATTCGAGGACGTCGACAGCACCCTGCGGGCACTCGCCGCGCCGACGAACGCCTGA
- a CDS encoding TIGR03668 family PPOX class F420-dependent oxidoreductase — MKLSENTSRELFAAARSACLGTVDAADAPHLVPITFAVDADRVYFAVDAKPKSSPHLKRLDNIRRHSAVCLLADHYDADWTRLWWVRADGVARILTEEEDRAAPIRLLIAKYPQYEQPPPQGPVVEIEVARWSGWAFSEAATSP, encoded by the coding sequence GTGAAGCTGAGCGAGAACACCTCCCGGGAGCTGTTCGCCGCGGCGCGCTCGGCCTGCCTCGGCACGGTCGACGCCGCGGACGCGCCGCATCTGGTGCCGATCACGTTCGCCGTCGACGCGGACCGGGTGTACTTCGCCGTGGACGCCAAGCCCAAGAGCTCGCCGCATCTCAAGCGCCTGGACAACATCCGGAGGCACAGCGCGGTGTGTCTGCTCGCAGACCACTACGACGCGGACTGGACCCGGCTGTGGTGGGTGCGGGCCGACGGCGTCGCCCGGATCCTGACCGAGGAAGAGGATCGAGCCGCGCCCATCAGGCTCCTGATCGCCAAGTACCCGCAGTACGAGCAGCCGCCGCCGCAGGGCCCTGTCGTCGAGATCGAAGTCGCCCGATGGTCCGGCTGGGCCTTCAGCGAAGCGGCAACGTCGCCTTGA
- a CDS encoding MOSC domain-containing protein, giving the protein MDGTVAAVSSNGEYSFTKPNRGSITLLAGLGVEGDVHAGVTVKHRSRVARDPTRPNLRQVHLIHTELFAELSDAGFDVAPGQLGENITTSGIDLLALPVGTLLRIGGEAVVELTGLRNPCLQIENFQEGLLKQVVGRDEEGNVIRKAGIMSVVQAGGVVRPGDPITVQFPAEPYQPLEPV; this is encoded by the coding sequence GTGGACGGAACGGTGGCAGCGGTCAGCAGCAACGGCGAGTACTCGTTCACCAAACCCAATCGAGGCTCGATCACTCTGCTCGCCGGCCTCGGCGTGGAAGGCGACGTGCACGCCGGCGTCACGGTCAAGCACCGCTCGCGCGTCGCCCGGGACCCGACCCGGCCGAACCTCCGCCAGGTCCACCTGATCCACACCGAACTGTTCGCCGAGCTGAGCGACGCGGGATTCGACGTCGCGCCCGGACAGCTCGGCGAGAACATCACGACCAGCGGCATCGACCTGCTCGCTCTGCCCGTCGGAACCCTGCTGCGCATCGGCGGCGAAGCGGTCGTGGAGCTCACCGGCCTGCGCAACCCCTGCCTGCAGATCGAGAACTTCCAGGAGGGCCTGCTCAAGCAGGTCGTGGGCCGGGACGAGGAGGGGAACGTCATCCGCAAGGCCGGGATCATGAGCGTCGTCCAGGCGGGCGGCGTCGTCCGCCCCGGCGACCCGATCACGGTGCAGTTTCCGGCCGAGCCGTACCAGCCCCTCGAGCCGGTCTGA
- a CDS encoding HAD family hydrolase has product MAAHSLVLWDIDHTLIDTGGLGRDAYAAAFHAATGVAISENWRFDGRTELAAAIEALSTHGLSADSGQVQRLLDEIEAVHVRLADEFAARSRTLPGVREAIAALAEYPQVHQSVLTGNVRAVAEVKLEAVGLLSQLDTEIGAYGSDAIERNALAPVAFARAAELLGVSFSGPTTVIVGDTPRDVDAAAAVGATCFGVATGNHSTEQLQAAGAQVVFPDLADTEAFVAAIKATLPLR; this is encoded by the coding sequence ATGGCTGCTCACTCGCTCGTGCTCTGGGACATCGACCACACCCTCATCGACACCGGCGGCCTCGGCCGCGACGCCTACGCGGCCGCGTTCCACGCCGCCACCGGCGTGGCCATCTCGGAGAACTGGCGTTTCGACGGACGCACGGAGCTGGCGGCGGCGATCGAGGCACTGTCCACGCACGGACTGTCCGCCGATTCCGGGCAGGTGCAGCGGCTTCTGGACGAGATCGAGGCCGTGCACGTGCGCCTGGCGGACGAGTTCGCTGCGCGCAGCAGGACGTTGCCGGGCGTGCGAGAGGCGATCGCGGCGTTGGCCGAGTACCCGCAGGTGCACCAGTCCGTGCTCACCGGGAACGTGCGCGCGGTGGCCGAGGTCAAGCTCGAGGCCGTGGGCCTGCTTTCCCAGCTGGACACGGAGATCGGCGCATACGGTTCCGACGCGATCGAACGCAATGCCCTGGCTCCGGTCGCGTTCGCCCGAGCCGCCGAGCTGTTGGGCGTCTCCTTCTCCGGGCCCACCACCGTGATCGTGGGCGACACGCCCCGGGACGTCGACGCCGCCGCGGCGGTCGGTGCGACGTGCTTCGGCGTCGCCACGGGGAACCACTCGACCGAGCAGCTTCAGGCGGCCGGCGCCCAGGTCGTCTTCCCGGACCTGGCCGACACGGAGGCCTTCGTCGCCGCGATCAAGGCGACGTTGCCGCTTCGCTGA